Proteins encoded in a region of the Zea mays cultivar B73 chromosome 4, Zm-B73-REFERENCE-NAM-5.0, whole genome shotgun sequence genome:
- the LOC100502533 gene encoding cryptochrome 2 isoform X2: MTASQSSMSGGGEPGVRTVVWFRRDLRVEDNPALAAAARTAGEVVPAYVWSPEEDGPYYPGRVSRWWLSQSLKHLDASLRRLGACRLVTRRSSDAVVALIDLVRSTGATHLFFNRLYDPLSLVRDHRVKEQLSAEGITVQSFNADLLYEPWEVLDDDGFPFTMFAPFWNRCLCMPDPAAPLLPPKRINSGDLSRCPWDELIFEDESEKGSNALLARAWSPGWQNADKALTAFLDGPLVDYSANHKKADSASTSLLSPYLHFGELSVRKVFHQVRMKQLMWSNDGDRAGEESCTLFLRAIGLREYSRYLTFNHPCSLEKPLLSHLRFFPWVVDEVHFKVWRQGRTGYPLVDAGMRELWATGWVHDRIRVVVSSFFVKVLQLPWRWGMKYFWDTLLDADLESDALGWQYISGSLPDGRELDRIDNPQFEGYKFDPHGEYVRRWLPELARLPTEWIHHPWDAPESVLQAAGVELGSNYPRPIVELDAANSRLQGALSEMWELEAASCAAIENGMEEGLGDSTDEPPIDFPQELRMEVDRQPAQPAIIHTPVVAGWRREDQRVPSMTSSLIRAETELTADFGNTSEDSRPEVPSNIHLQARAEREETVDGATGNTVRVNGNQQQQNLQNNMHRVLGIAPSISEASSSWTGREGGLVPVWSPPAASVHSDPYTADEADISSRSYLDRHQQSNTMMNWSQLSQSL; encoded by the exons ATGACAGCATCGCAGTCCTCGATGAGCGGCGGCGGGGAGCCGGGGGTGCGGACGGTGGTCTGGTTCAGGCGAGACCTGCGTGTGGAGGACAACCCGGCGCTGGCGGCGGCCGCTCGGACGGCCGGGGAGGTCGTGCCGGCGTACGTGTGGTCGCCAGAGGAGGACGGGCCCTACTACCCCGGCAGGGTGTCCCGGTGGTGGCTCAGCCAAAGCCTGAAGCACCTCGACGCCTCGCTCCGCCGGCTCGGCGCCTGCCGCCTCGTCACCCGCCGCTCCAGCGACGCTGTCGTCGCGCTGATCGACCTAGTCCGCAGCACCGGCGCCACCCACCTCTTTTTCAACCGACTCTACG ACCCGCTATCGCTGGTCCGGGACCACCGCGTGAAGGAGCAGCTGTCGGCGGAGGGCATCACTGTGCAGTCCTTCAACGCCGATCTGCTGTACGAGCCGTGGGAGGTCCTCGACGACGACGGCTTCCCCTTCACCATGTTCGCGCCATTCTGGAACAGGTGCCTGTGCATGCCGGACCCTGCCGCACCACTGCTGCCGCCCAAGAGGATCAATTCAG GTGACCTGTCGAGGTGTCCGTGGGACGAGCTCATCTTTGAAGACGAGTCCGAGAAGGGCAGCAATGCGCTGCTCGCACGAGCGTGGTCACCAGGGTGGCAGAACGCTGACAAGGCGCTAACGGCCTTCCTCGACGGTCCGCTGGTCGACTACTCCGCGAACCACAAGAAGGCCGACAGCGCCAGCACGTCCCTGCTGTCTCCGTACCTGCACTTCGGCGAGCTCAGCGTCCGCAAGGTCTTCCACCAGGTGCGGATGAAGCAGCTGATGTGGAGCAACGACGGCGACCGCGCCGGCGAGGAGAGCTGCACGCTATTCCTCCGCGCCATCGGCCTGCGGGAGTACTCGAGGTACCTCACCTTCAACCACCCCTGCAGCCTTGAGAAGCCCCTTCTGTCGCACCTCAGGTTCTTCCCCTGGGTCGTCGATGAGGTGCACTTCAAGGTCTGGAGACAAGGGAGGACTGGCTACCCTCTTGTCGACGCTGGCATGAGGGAGCTCTGGGCCACCGGCTGGGTTCACGACCGGATACGTGTCGTTGTCTCTAGCTTCTTCGTCAAGGTGCTCCAGCTGCCATGGCGCTGGGGCATGAAGTACTTCTGGGACACCTTGCTGGATGCTGACCTTGAGAGTGACGCACTAGGCTGGCAGTACATTTCTGGGTCTCTCCCTGATGGCCGTGAGCTTGACCGCATTGACAACCCTCAG TTTGAAGGGTACAAGTTTGATCCGCACGGGGAGTACGTACGGCGATGGCTACCGGAGCTGGCGAGGCTGCCGACGGAATGGATACACCACCCCTGGGATGCACCTGAGTCTGTGCTTCAGGCTGCAGGAGTCGAGCTAGGCTCCAACTACCCACGCCCCATTGTGGAGTTAGATGCAGCCAATTCCAGGTTGCAGGGTGCCCTGTCAGAGATGTGGGAGCTTGAGGCAGCCTCTTGTGCTGCCATCGAGAACGGGATGGAAGAAGGCCTCGGCGATTCCACAGATGAGCCGCCGATCGACTTCCCTCAAGAATTACGGATGGAAGTGGACCGACAACCAGCTCAACCTGCTATCATCCACACGCCGGTAGTGGCTGGTTGGAGACGAGAAGACCAGAGGGTGCCTAGCATGACTTCCTCGTTAATTAGAGCTGAGACCGAACTCACTGCAGACTTTGGCAACACCAGTGAGGACAGTAGGCCAGAAGTGCCGTCAAACATTCATCTGCAGGCTCGGGCGGAGAGGGAAGAAACAGTTGACGGTGCCACTGGCAATACTGTCAGGGTGAATGGCAACCAACAGCAGCAGAATCTTCAGAACAACATGCACCGCGTGCTAGGTATCGCTCCATCAATTTCAGAGGCATCGAGCAGCTGGACGGGTAGGGAAGGTGGATTGGTACCGGTCTGGTCACCTCCGGCAGCTTCAGTACATTCTGATCCATATACTGCCGACGAGGCTGACATTTCGAGTAGGAGTTATTTGGACAGGCATCAGCAATCAAATACGATGATGAACTGGAGTCAACTCTCTCAGTCATTGTGA
- the LOC100502533 gene encoding cryptochrome 2, which translates to MTASQSSMSGGGEPGVRTVVWFRRDLRVEDNPALAAAARTAGEVVPAYVWSPEEDGPYYPGRVSRWWLSQSLKHLDASLRRLGACRLVTRRSSDAVVALIDLVRSTGATHLFFNRLYDPLSLVRDHRVKEQLSAEGITVQSFNADLLYEPWEVLDDDGFPFTMFAPFWNRCLCMPDPAAPLLPPKRINSGDLSRCPWDELIFEDESEKGSNALLARAWSPGWQNADKALTAFLDGPLVDYSANHKKADSASTSLLSPYLHFGELSVRKVFHQVRMKQLMWSNDGDRAGEESCTLFLRAIGLREYSRYLTFNHPCSLEKPLLSHLRFFPWVVDEVHFKVWRQGRTGYPLVDAGMRELWATGWVHDRIRVVVSSFFVKVLQLPWRWGMKYFWDTLLDADLESDALGWQYISGSLPDGRELDRIDNPQFEGYKFDPHGEYVRRWLPELARLPTEWIHHPWDAPESVLQAAGVELGSNYPRPIVELDAANSRLQGALSEMWELEAASCAAIENGMEEGLGDSTDEPPIDFPQELRMEVDRQPAQPAIIHTPVVAGWRREDQRVPSMTSSLIRAETELTADFGNTSEDSRPEVPSNIHLQARAEREETVDGATGNTVRVNGNQQQQNLQNNMHRVLGQQDGKWIISAV; encoded by the exons ATGACAGCATCGCAGTCCTCGATGAGCGGCGGCGGGGAGCCGGGGGTGCGGACGGTGGTCTGGTTCAGGCGAGACCTGCGTGTGGAGGACAACCCGGCGCTGGCGGCGGCCGCTCGGACGGCCGGGGAGGTCGTGCCGGCGTACGTGTGGTCGCCAGAGGAGGACGGGCCCTACTACCCCGGCAGGGTGTCCCGGTGGTGGCTCAGCCAAAGCCTGAAGCACCTCGACGCCTCGCTCCGCCGGCTCGGCGCCTGCCGCCTCGTCACCCGCCGCTCCAGCGACGCTGTCGTCGCGCTGATCGACCTAGTCCGCAGCACCGGCGCCACCCACCTCTTTTTCAACCGACTCTACG ACCCGCTATCGCTGGTCCGGGACCACCGCGTGAAGGAGCAGCTGTCGGCGGAGGGCATCACTGTGCAGTCCTTCAACGCCGATCTGCTGTACGAGCCGTGGGAGGTCCTCGACGACGACGGCTTCCCCTTCACCATGTTCGCGCCATTCTGGAACAGGTGCCTGTGCATGCCGGACCCTGCCGCACCACTGCTGCCGCCCAAGAGGATCAATTCAG GTGACCTGTCGAGGTGTCCGTGGGACGAGCTCATCTTTGAAGACGAGTCCGAGAAGGGCAGCAATGCGCTGCTCGCACGAGCGTGGTCACCAGGGTGGCAGAACGCTGACAAGGCGCTAACGGCCTTCCTCGACGGTCCGCTGGTCGACTACTCCGCGAACCACAAGAAGGCCGACAGCGCCAGCACGTCCCTGCTGTCTCCGTACCTGCACTTCGGCGAGCTCAGCGTCCGCAAGGTCTTCCACCAGGTGCGGATGAAGCAGCTGATGTGGAGCAACGACGGCGACCGCGCCGGCGAGGAGAGCTGCACGCTATTCCTCCGCGCCATCGGCCTGCGGGAGTACTCGAGGTACCTCACCTTCAACCACCCCTGCAGCCTTGAGAAGCCCCTTCTGTCGCACCTCAGGTTCTTCCCCTGGGTCGTCGATGAGGTGCACTTCAAGGTCTGGAGACAAGGGAGGACTGGCTACCCTCTTGTCGACGCTGGCATGAGGGAGCTCTGGGCCACCGGCTGGGTTCACGACCGGATACGTGTCGTTGTCTCTAGCTTCTTCGTCAAGGTGCTCCAGCTGCCATGGCGCTGGGGCATGAAGTACTTCTGGGACACCTTGCTGGATGCTGACCTTGAGAGTGACGCACTAGGCTGGCAGTACATTTCTGGGTCTCTCCCTGATGGCCGTGAGCTTGACCGCATTGACAACCCTCAG TTTGAAGGGTACAAGTTTGATCCGCACGGGGAGTACGTACGGCGATGGCTACCGGAGCTGGCGAGGCTGCCGACGGAATGGATACACCACCCCTGGGATGCACCTGAGTCTGTGCTTCAGGCTGCAGGAGTCGAGCTAGGCTCCAACTACCCACGCCCCATTGTGGAGTTAGATGCAGCCAATTCCAGGTTGCAGGGTGCCCTGTCAGAGATGTGGGAGCTTGAGGCAGCCTCTTGTGCTGCCATCGAGAACGGGATGGAAGAAGGCCTCGGCGATTCCACAGATGAGCCGCCGATCGACTTCCCTCAAGAATTACGGATGGAAGTGGACCGACAACCAGCTCAACCTGCTATCATCCACACGCCGGTAGTGGCTGGTTGGAGACGAGAAGACCAGAGGGTGCCTAGCATGACTTCCTCGTTAATTAGAGCTGAGACCGAACTCACTGCAGACTTTGGCAACACCAGTGAGGACAGTAGGCCAGAAGTGCCGTCAAACATTCATCTGCAGGCTCGGGCGGAGAGGGAAGAAACAGTTGACGGTGCCACTGGCAATACTGTCAGGGTGAATGGCAACCAACAGCAGCAGAATCTTCAGAACAACATGCACCGCGTGCTAG GACAACAGGATGGGAAGTGGATAATTAGTGCTGTGTGA
- the LOC100502533 gene encoding cryptochrome 2 isoform X1: protein MTASQSSMSGGGEPGVRTVVWFRRDLRVEDNPALAAAARTAGEVVPAYVWSPEEDGPYYPGRVSRWWLSQSLKHLDASLRRLGACRLVTRRSSDAVVALIDLVRSTGATHLFFNRLYDPLSLVRDHRVKEQLSAEGITVQSFNADLLYEPWEVLDDDGFPFTMFAPFWNRCLCMPDPAAPLLPPKRINSGDLSRCPWDELIFEDESEKGSNALLARAWSPGWQNADKALTAFLDGPLVDYSANHKKADSASTSLLSPYLHFGELSVRKVFHQVRMKQLMWSNDGDRAGEESCTLFLRAIGLREYSRYLTFNHPCSLEKPLLSHLRFFPWVVDEVHFKVWRQGRTGYPLVDAGMRELWATGWVHDRIRVVVSSFFVKVLQLPWRWGMKYFWDTLLDADLESDALGWQYISGSLPDGRELDRIDNPQFEGYKFDPHGEYVRRWLPELARLPTEWIHHPWDAPESVLQAAGVELGSNYPRPIVELDAANSRLQGALSEMWELEAASCAAIENGMEEGLGDSTDEPPIDFPQELRMEVDRQPAQPAIIHTPVVAGWRREDQRVPSMTSSLIRAETELTADFGNTSEDSRPEVPSNIHLQARAEREETVDGATGNTVRVNGNQQQQNLQNNMHRVLGIAPSISEASSSWTGREGGLVPVWSPPAASVHSDPYTADEADISSRSYLDRHQQSNTMMNWSQLSQSLTTGWEVDN from the exons ATGACAGCATCGCAGTCCTCGATGAGCGGCGGCGGGGAGCCGGGGGTGCGGACGGTGGTCTGGTTCAGGCGAGACCTGCGTGTGGAGGACAACCCGGCGCTGGCGGCGGCCGCTCGGACGGCCGGGGAGGTCGTGCCGGCGTACGTGTGGTCGCCAGAGGAGGACGGGCCCTACTACCCCGGCAGGGTGTCCCGGTGGTGGCTCAGCCAAAGCCTGAAGCACCTCGACGCCTCGCTCCGCCGGCTCGGCGCCTGCCGCCTCGTCACCCGCCGCTCCAGCGACGCTGTCGTCGCGCTGATCGACCTAGTCCGCAGCACCGGCGCCACCCACCTCTTTTTCAACCGACTCTACG ACCCGCTATCGCTGGTCCGGGACCACCGCGTGAAGGAGCAGCTGTCGGCGGAGGGCATCACTGTGCAGTCCTTCAACGCCGATCTGCTGTACGAGCCGTGGGAGGTCCTCGACGACGACGGCTTCCCCTTCACCATGTTCGCGCCATTCTGGAACAGGTGCCTGTGCATGCCGGACCCTGCCGCACCACTGCTGCCGCCCAAGAGGATCAATTCAG GTGACCTGTCGAGGTGTCCGTGGGACGAGCTCATCTTTGAAGACGAGTCCGAGAAGGGCAGCAATGCGCTGCTCGCACGAGCGTGGTCACCAGGGTGGCAGAACGCTGACAAGGCGCTAACGGCCTTCCTCGACGGTCCGCTGGTCGACTACTCCGCGAACCACAAGAAGGCCGACAGCGCCAGCACGTCCCTGCTGTCTCCGTACCTGCACTTCGGCGAGCTCAGCGTCCGCAAGGTCTTCCACCAGGTGCGGATGAAGCAGCTGATGTGGAGCAACGACGGCGACCGCGCCGGCGAGGAGAGCTGCACGCTATTCCTCCGCGCCATCGGCCTGCGGGAGTACTCGAGGTACCTCACCTTCAACCACCCCTGCAGCCTTGAGAAGCCCCTTCTGTCGCACCTCAGGTTCTTCCCCTGGGTCGTCGATGAGGTGCACTTCAAGGTCTGGAGACAAGGGAGGACTGGCTACCCTCTTGTCGACGCTGGCATGAGGGAGCTCTGGGCCACCGGCTGGGTTCACGACCGGATACGTGTCGTTGTCTCTAGCTTCTTCGTCAAGGTGCTCCAGCTGCCATGGCGCTGGGGCATGAAGTACTTCTGGGACACCTTGCTGGATGCTGACCTTGAGAGTGACGCACTAGGCTGGCAGTACATTTCTGGGTCTCTCCCTGATGGCCGTGAGCTTGACCGCATTGACAACCCTCAG TTTGAAGGGTACAAGTTTGATCCGCACGGGGAGTACGTACGGCGATGGCTACCGGAGCTGGCGAGGCTGCCGACGGAATGGATACACCACCCCTGGGATGCACCTGAGTCTGTGCTTCAGGCTGCAGGAGTCGAGCTAGGCTCCAACTACCCACGCCCCATTGTGGAGTTAGATGCAGCCAATTCCAGGTTGCAGGGTGCCCTGTCAGAGATGTGGGAGCTTGAGGCAGCCTCTTGTGCTGCCATCGAGAACGGGATGGAAGAAGGCCTCGGCGATTCCACAGATGAGCCGCCGATCGACTTCCCTCAAGAATTACGGATGGAAGTGGACCGACAACCAGCTCAACCTGCTATCATCCACACGCCGGTAGTGGCTGGTTGGAGACGAGAAGACCAGAGGGTGCCTAGCATGACTTCCTCGTTAATTAGAGCTGAGACCGAACTCACTGCAGACTTTGGCAACACCAGTGAGGACAGTAGGCCAGAAGTGCCGTCAAACATTCATCTGCAGGCTCGGGCGGAGAGGGAAGAAACAGTTGACGGTGCCACTGGCAATACTGTCAGGGTGAATGGCAACCAACAGCAGCAGAATCTTCAGAACAACATGCACCGCGTGCTAGGTATCGCTCCATCAATTTCAGAGGCATCGAGCAGCTGGACGGGTAGGGAAGGTGGATTGGTACCGGTCTGGTCACCTCCGGCAGCTTCAGTACATTCTGATCCATATACTGCCGACGAGGCTGACATTTCGAGTAGGAGTTATTTGGACAGGCATCAGCAATCAAATACGATGATGAACTGGAGTCAACTCTCTCAGTCATT GACAACAGGATGGGAAGTGGATAATTAG